In one Parageobacillus genomosp. 1 genomic region, the following are encoded:
- the greA gene encoding transcription elongation factor GreA, with product MANEKQYPMTKEGKEKLEQELEYLKTVKRKEVVERIKIARGFGDLSENSEYDAAKDEQAFVESRIQMLENMIRNAVIIEEDKENPDVVSLGKSVTFIELPDGEEETYTIVGSAEADPFEGKISNDSPIAKSLLGRKVGEEVTVQTPGGEMVVKIVAVK from the coding sequence ATGGCAAATGAAAAGCAATATCCGATGACAAAAGAGGGAAAAGAGAAACTGGAACAAGAGCTTGAGTATTTAAAAACGGTAAAGCGGAAGGAAGTAGTTGAACGCATTAAAATTGCCCGCGGTTTTGGGGATTTGTCGGAAAACTCGGAATACGATGCTGCTAAAGATGAACAAGCATTTGTCGAGTCGCGCATTCAAATGCTGGAAAATATGATTCGCAATGCGGTGATCATTGAGGAAGACAAGGAAAATCCTGATGTCGTTTCACTGGGAAAATCAGTGACATTTATTGAACTTCCAGATGGGGAAGAAGAAACGTATACGATTGTCGGCAGCGCCGAAGCCGATCCGTTTGAAGGAAAAATTTCCAATGATTCCCCAATCGCGAAATCGCTGCTTGGCAGAAAAGTTGGCGAAGAAGTCACCGTGCAAACGCCAGGCGGAGAAATGGTTGTAAAAATTGTTGCCGTTAAATAG
- the udk gene encoding uridine kinase, which produces MGKKPIVIGVAGGSGSGKTSVARAIYEHFGDRSILVLEQDFYYKDQSHLPFEERLKTNYDHPLAFDNDLLIEHIHKLLRYEPIEKPVYDYKLHTRSNKVIYVEPKDVIILEGILVLEDERLRNLMDIKVYVDTDADIRIIRRLLRDIKERGRTLESVIEQYVSVVRPMHNQFVEPTKRYADIIIPEGGQNHVAIDLMVTKIHTILEQKSFL; this is translated from the coding sequence ATGGGGAAGAAGCCTATTGTCATCGGTGTGGCCGGCGGGTCCGGCTCGGGGAAAACGAGCGTGGCAAGGGCAATTTATGAGCATTTTGGCGATCGCTCGATTTTAGTGCTCGAGCAAGATTTTTACTATAAGGACCAAAGCCATCTCCCGTTTGAAGAACGGCTGAAAACGAATTACGATCATCCGCTTGCGTTTGATAATGATTTGTTAATTGAGCATATTCATAAATTATTGCGGTATGAACCGATTGAAAAGCCGGTGTATGATTACAAACTTCACACGCGATCGAATAAAGTCATTTACGTCGAGCCAAAAGATGTTATTATTTTAGAAGGGATTCTTGTCTTAGAGGATGAGCGTTTGCGCAACTTAATGGATATTAAAGTATACGTTGATACCGATGCGGACATCCGCATTATCCGCCGCTTGCTTCGCGACATTAAGGAACGAGGTCGCACGCTTGAGTCGGTGATCGAACAGTATGTTTCCGTCGTCCGCCCAATGCATAATCAATTCGTCGAACCGACGAAACGCTATGCCGATATCATTATCCCGGAAGGCGGACAAAATCATGTCGCCATTGATTTAATGGTCACAAAAATTCACACAATTCTTGAACAAAAATCGTTTTTATAA